One Dromiciops gliroides isolate mDroGli1 chromosome 3, mDroGli1.pri, whole genome shotgun sequence DNA segment encodes these proteins:
- the LOC122751967 gene encoding immunoglobulin-binding protein 1-like, which produces MAEAVATVTEEEVARPRLPQLLETGRRLLSEVEDTNESTNSRFIQEKVKQGLESLEKESRMMAQLDLFSSNEDLEEISSADLKYLMVPALQGALTLKQVSFNHRLEQVLAARAHFMNFLKQCHNYQIAKFELPATQDYTPGKKSGDGPSGSRQSLVAMASHRQAKIERYKQKKELENKLASLESAVESGRAEDEQVREYYLLHLQKWVNISLEEIENIDQELVILKARDTGKQAPPSPVAPQNRPPPKLFVLTRDTAQAKVFGSGYPSLATMTVNDWCEQRQKWDPLKNTTMNINQGAEQEEDQETKSEEDDEDALHKKRNWDDWKDTHPRGYGNRQNMG; this is translated from the coding sequence ATGGCGGAGGCAGTAGCTACGGTGACCGAAGAGGAGGTGGCCAGGCCGCGACTGCCGCAGCTGCTAGAGACCGGCCGCCGGCTCCTAAGTGAAGTTGAGGACACGAACGAGTCGACTAACTCCAGGTTCATCCAAGAGAAGGTGAAGCAGGGCTTAGAAAGCCTAGAAAAGGAATCCCGCATGATGGCGCAGCTTGACTTGTTCAGCTCCAACGAAGACCTGGAAGAAATCTCTTCCGCTGACCTGAAGTATCTGATGGTACCAGCCCTCCAGGGAGCCCTCACTTTGAAGCAGGTCAGTTTCAACCACCGGCTGGAACAAGTACTGGCCGCCCGCGCCCATTTCATGAACTTTTTAAAGCAATGTCACAACTACCAGATCGCCAAGTTTGAGCTTCCGGCAACCCAGGACTATACCCCCGGAAAAAAATCGGGGGACGGGCCCTCGGGTAGCCGGCAAAGCCTTGTTGCCATGGCATCCCATCGACAAGCAAAAATAGAACGATACAAACAGAAGAAGGAGCTGGAGAACAAGTTGGCATCTCTGGAGTCTGCTGTGGAAAGTGGCCGAGCAGAGGACGAACAAGTCCGAGAGTATTACCTACTTCACTTACAGAAATGGGTCAACATCAGTTTGGAAGAGATTGAGAACATTGACCAAGAACTAGTGATCCTGAAAGCCCGAGACACAGGAAAACAGGCACCACCTTCTCCCGTGGCTCCACAGAACAGACCTCCACCCAAACTTTTTGTTCTCACCCGGGACACTGCCCAGGCCAAGGTATTTGGCTCTGGCTATCCGAGCCTGGCCACCATGACGGTGAATGACTGGTGTGAGCAGCGCCAAAAATGGGACCCACTCAAGAACACAACCATGAACATCAATCAAGGGGCAGAACAAGAGGAGGATCAGGAAACAAAATCAGAAGAGGATGATGAAGACGCACTACACAAAAAACGTAATTGGGACGACTGGAAGGACACGCATCCACGGGGTTATGGTAACCGTCAGAACATGGGTTAA